From a region of the Nocardioides ginsengisegetis genome:
- the serS gene encoding serine--tRNA ligase: MIDPKVLRDDPDRVRAAQAKRGLSADVVDRALAADAARRTAIADFEAKRAEQKQLGKLIPQAQGEEKQELLGRTKTLAADVKAAEAAQTAAEAEWQGALLSIPNLAAEESPAGGEEDFVLLETVGTPREFDFEPRDHIELGRMLGAIDLDRGAKVSGSRFYFLTGVGAELELALINLAMEQAREAGFTQVIAPSLVKPRAMDGTGFLGQAADDVYRIEGQDMYLVGTSEVPMAAYHSDEILDGASLPLRYAAFSPCFRKEAGSHGKDTKGIIRVHWFDKVEMFVYTTPEDAEAEHQRLLGWEKQFLDKLELAYRVIDVAAGDLGLSAQRKFDCEAWIPTQGKYRELTSTSNCTEFQTRRLDTRARHAGEVKPVATLNGTLCAMTRTIVAILETHQQADGSVRVPKALQPWLQGREFLKPIAP, encoded by the coding sequence ATGATCGACCCGAAGGTGCTCCGAGACGACCCCGACCGAGTGCGCGCAGCCCAGGCCAAGCGCGGGCTCTCCGCCGACGTCGTGGACCGCGCCCTCGCCGCCGACGCCGCCCGCCGCACGGCCATCGCCGACTTCGAGGCCAAGCGCGCCGAGCAGAAGCAGCTCGGCAAGCTGATCCCGCAGGCGCAGGGCGAGGAGAAGCAGGAGCTGCTCGGCCGCACCAAGACGCTGGCCGCCGACGTGAAGGCCGCCGAGGCCGCCCAGACCGCCGCCGAGGCGGAGTGGCAGGGCGCCCTGCTGAGCATCCCCAACCTGGCCGCCGAGGAGTCGCCCGCCGGCGGCGAGGAGGACTTCGTCCTGCTCGAGACCGTCGGCACCCCGCGGGAGTTCGACTTCGAGCCGCGCGACCACATCGAGCTCGGCCGGATGCTCGGTGCCATCGACCTCGACCGCGGCGCGAAGGTGTCGGGCTCGCGGTTCTACTTCCTCACCGGCGTCGGAGCCGAGCTCGAGCTGGCCCTGATCAACCTCGCCATGGAGCAGGCCCGCGAGGCCGGCTTCACCCAGGTCATCGCCCCGTCGCTGGTCAAGCCCCGCGCCATGGACGGCACCGGCTTCCTCGGCCAGGCCGCCGACGACGTCTACCGCATCGAGGGCCAGGACATGTACCTCGTGGGGACCTCGGAGGTCCCGATGGCGGCCTACCACTCCGACGAGATCCTCGACGGCGCCTCGCTGCCCCTGCGGTACGCCGCGTTCAGCCCGTGCTTCCGCAAGGAGGCCGGCTCGCACGGCAAGGACACCAAGGGCATCATCCGGGTGCACTGGTTCGACAAGGTCGAGATGTTCGTCTACACCACGCCGGAGGACGCCGAGGCCGAGCACCAGCGGCTCCTGGGCTGGGAGAAGCAGTTCCTCGACAAGCTCGAGCTGGCCTACCGCGTCATCGACGTGGCCGCCGGCGACCTGGGCCTCTCGGCGCAGCGCAAGTTCGACTGCGAGGCGTGGATCCCCACCCAGGGCAAGTACCGCGAGCTCACCTCGACGTCCAACTGCACCGAGTTCCAGACCCGCCGCCTCGACACCCGTGCCCGCCACGCGGGCGAGGTGAAGCCGGTCGCCACGCTCAACGGCACGCTCTGCGCGATGACCCGCACGATCGTGGCGATCCTGGAGACCCACCAGCAGGCCGACGGCTCGGTGCGGGTGCCGAAGGCGCTGCAGCCCTGGCTGCAGGGGCGCGAGTTCCTGAAGCCGATCGCCCCGTGA
- a CDS encoding adenylate/guanylate cyclase domain-containing protein: MADGGDELGDNLEAVEGLLLGEAPSLTRLEVAEQAGVPMEVAEALWRQLGFPHAADDDVAFTPADVVALRQTRDLIDLGILGPDRQAALVRTWGRSFARLAEWQTLLLADVAREAGAEPATQLEVLSEQVLPLVDQLQSYVWRRHLASAGSRMLAGESAGQGVSELAVCFADIVGYTSRSKSLAEAELVAWLEHFEDAATGIVVDHGGRIIKTIGDEVLFVADDVAAAAEIALVLTELGADDSDDFPAVRAGIAFGPVTSRLGDVYGPTVNIAARLTSVARPDTVLVDKGAYAALTGLEEDRADDAATHADAGSSTYRFRRMRRTSVKGYSRLHSWVLRRP; this comes from the coding sequence GTGGCAGACGGCGGGGACGAGCTCGGTGACAACCTCGAAGCCGTCGAGGGACTGCTGCTGGGCGAGGCGCCCAGCCTGACCCGGCTCGAGGTCGCCGAGCAGGCGGGCGTGCCGATGGAGGTCGCCGAGGCGTTGTGGCGCCAGCTCGGCTTCCCCCACGCGGCCGACGACGATGTCGCGTTCACCCCGGCGGACGTCGTCGCCCTCCGGCAGACACGCGACCTGATCGACCTCGGCATCCTCGGCCCCGACCGTCAGGCGGCCCTGGTCCGCACGTGGGGCCGCAGCTTCGCGCGGCTGGCCGAGTGGCAGACGCTGCTGCTCGCCGACGTCGCCCGGGAGGCCGGCGCCGAACCGGCCACCCAGCTGGAGGTGCTCTCCGAGCAGGTGCTGCCGCTGGTCGACCAGCTCCAGAGCTATGTCTGGCGACGCCACCTGGCCAGCGCCGGCAGCCGGATGCTGGCCGGGGAGTCCGCGGGCCAGGGGGTCTCCGAGCTGGCCGTCTGCTTCGCCGACATCGTCGGCTACACCTCGCGCAGCAAGTCCCTCGCCGAGGCCGAGCTGGTCGCCTGGCTCGAGCACTTCGAGGACGCGGCGACCGGCATCGTGGTCGACCACGGCGGCCGGATCATCAAGACGATCGGCGACGAGGTGCTCTTCGTGGCCGACGACGTCGCGGCGGCGGCCGAGATCGCGCTCGTCCTGACCGAGCTCGGTGCCGACGACTCCGACGACTTCCCGGCCGTCCGGGCCGGGATCGCCTTCGGACCGGTGACCAGCAGGCTCGGCGACGTCTACGGCCCGACGGTCAACATCGCGGCGCGGCTCACCTCGGTGGCCCGGCCCGACACGGTGCTGGTCGACAAGGGCGCCTACGCCGCGCTCACGGGCCTCGAGGAGGACCGGGCCGACGACGCGGCGACGCACGCGGACGCCGGGAGCTCGACGTACCGCTTCCGGCGGATGCGGCGGACCTCGGTGAAGGGCTACTCGCGGCTTCACTCGTGGGTGCTGCGCCGGCCCTGA
- a CDS encoding TMEM165/GDT1 family protein produces MDLAVIALTFAAIFVVELPDKTFVATLVLATKYRPLLVWIGVGLAFTVQTVVAVALGHAVTFLPQDLVRGVAAAIFLAGAVLLFREGRSHHLASEDEAEFAAKATAATGWRAVLTCFLILFAAEWGDLSQLLTISLVAKYDDPVGVFIGALGALLVVSGLAAISGRTLMRFVSLHALHYVGAAVCLLLAGITTYELLA; encoded by the coding sequence ATGGACCTCGCCGTCATCGCCCTGACGTTCGCCGCGATCTTCGTCGTCGAGCTGCCGGACAAGACGTTCGTGGCGACCCTCGTGCTCGCCACGAAGTACCGCCCCCTCCTCGTCTGGATCGGGGTCGGCCTGGCCTTCACCGTGCAGACCGTCGTGGCCGTGGCGCTGGGCCACGCGGTGACCTTCCTGCCGCAGGACCTGGTCCGCGGGGTCGCCGCCGCGATCTTCCTCGCCGGTGCGGTGCTGCTCTTCCGCGAGGGGCGCAGCCACCACCTGGCCAGTGAGGACGAGGCGGAGTTCGCCGCGAAGGCGACCGCCGCCACCGGCTGGCGGGCCGTCCTGACCTGCTTCCTGATCCTCTTCGCCGCCGAGTGGGGCGACCTGTCCCAGCTGCTGACGATCTCGCTGGTCGCCAAGTACGACGACCCGGTCGGCGTCTTCATCGGCGCCCTGGGAGCCCTCCTGGTCGTCAGCGGGCTCGCCGCGATCTCCGGGCGCACCCTGATGCGCTTCGTGTCGCTGCACGCGCTGCACTACGTCGGGGCGGCGGTGTGCCTGCTGCTGGCCGGGATCACGACCTACGAGCTGCTGGCCTGA
- a CDS encoding YegS/Rv2252/BmrU family lipid kinase, translating to MLDRPRLVTLSWALACFAAFSLIALAVTQGWGPLDSFDDRGKGLESWSVDTTWIRQPLKVIEVCFATWGMTVLTTILAGAMLLKRHRRAAIFAVVIMVSTSLLTTFLKAQFGRVRPPWQNPEDLLHSQSFPSGHASSVTAYAGICVVLIVMLIRRASTRRLLYAGLVVVVLVVMADRVLLGRHYPSDVTAGALLGAGMVLLGLTIYSPLPRSHAESAEPLPEVLPSARKLAVVLNPIKVEDVGQFRSIVSTMAREAGWSEPSWHYTTVEDPGTGMAEAASIEGADLVLVCGGDGTVREVCAELAGTGIPVGIIPAGTGNLLARNLGIPLYLRAAIDVALTGQDRAIDLVRVGGDEIEDTHFMVMAGMGFDAAIMEGVNEDLKKRVGWVAYVLSGLKSLMFPAVKVEVSVDGGEFTRHRARTVVVGNVGFLQAGLPLLPDAAIDDGLLDVVILHPRNFFSWIPLAWRVLLKLKHTDDLVNRMTGSSVVIRCSTDTPRQLDGDSIGPGRELRMECIHGRALVRVPR from the coding sequence ATGCTCGACCGACCTCGCCTCGTCACGCTGAGCTGGGCACTGGCCTGCTTCGCCGCCTTCTCGCTGATCGCGCTCGCCGTGACGCAGGGCTGGGGCCCGCTCGACAGCTTCGACGACCGGGGCAAGGGCCTGGAGAGCTGGTCGGTCGACACGACCTGGATCCGGCAGCCGCTGAAGGTCATCGAGGTCTGCTTCGCGACCTGGGGCATGACCGTGCTGACCACGATCCTGGCCGGCGCGATGCTGCTCAAGCGGCACCGGCGGGCGGCGATCTTCGCCGTGGTCATCATGGTGTCCACCTCGCTGCTCACGACGTTCCTCAAGGCGCAGTTCGGTCGCGTCCGGCCGCCGTGGCAGAACCCCGAGGACCTGCTGCACAGCCAGTCCTTCCCCAGCGGCCACGCGTCGTCGGTGACGGCGTACGCCGGCATCTGCGTGGTGCTGATCGTGATGCTGATCCGGCGGGCCAGCACGCGGCGCCTCCTCTATGCCGGCCTCGTGGTCGTCGTGCTCGTCGTGATGGCCGACCGGGTGCTGCTCGGGCGCCACTACCCCAGCGACGTCACCGCCGGTGCGCTGCTCGGCGCCGGGATGGTGCTGCTGGGCCTGACGATCTACAGCCCGCTGCCGCGCAGCCACGCCGAGAGCGCTGAGCCGCTGCCCGAGGTGCTGCCGTCCGCGCGCAAGCTCGCGGTGGTGCTGAACCCGATCAAGGTCGAGGACGTCGGGCAGTTCCGGTCGATCGTGTCCACGATGGCGCGCGAGGCAGGCTGGTCCGAGCCGAGCTGGCACTACACGACCGTCGAGGACCCGGGCACCGGCATGGCCGAGGCCGCCTCGATCGAGGGCGCCGACCTGGTCCTCGTCTGCGGCGGCGACGGGACCGTCCGCGAGGTCTGCGCGGAGCTGGCCGGCACCGGCATCCCGGTCGGCATCATCCCGGCCGGCACCGGCAACCTGCTGGCCCGCAACCTGGGCATCCCGCTCTACCTGCGCGCCGCGATCGACGTCGCCCTGACCGGGCAGGACCGCGCCATCGACCTGGTCCGCGTCGGCGGCGACGAGATCGAGGACACCCACTTCATGGTGATGGCCGGCATGGGATTCGACGCCGCGATCATGGAGGGGGTCAACGAGGACCTGAAGAAGCGGGTCGGCTGGGTCGCCTACGTCCTCTCCGGCCTGAAGTCCCTGATGTTCCCGGCCGTGAAGGTCGAGGTCTCGGTCGACGGCGGGGAGTTCACCCGGCACCGCGCCCGCACCGTCGTGGTCGGCAACGTCGGCTTCCTGCAGGCCGGCCTGCCGCTGCTCCCCGACGCCGCCATCGACGACGGGCTGCTCGACGTGGTGATCCTGCACCCGCGCAACTTCTTCTCCTGGATCCCGCTCGCCTGGCGGGTGCTGCTCAAGCTCAAGCACACCGACGACCTGGTCAACCGGATGACCGGCTCGTCCGTGGTGATCCGGTGCTCCACCGACACCCCCCGCCAGCTCGACGGCGACTCGATCGGTCCCGGCCGCGAGCTGCGCATGGAGTGCATCCACGGCAGGGCATTGGTCCGCGTCCCCCGCTGA
- a CDS encoding DUF4446 family protein — protein MTFLAIAALVVALVGLIFSVIALRRLSAGRRGSGADALPEDVHGLRQEVAALRAETRDALRHLAVVRYDAFGDMGGHLSWSVAILDDGGNGVVLTSIHGRSEARTYAKSIAGWSCEQQLSPEEDEAIDHARP, from the coding sequence GTGACCTTCCTCGCCATTGCCGCCCTCGTCGTCGCCCTGGTGGGGCTGATCTTCTCCGTCATCGCCCTGCGCCGCCTCAGCGCCGGCCGCCGCGGGTCCGGTGCCGACGCCCTGCCCGAGGACGTGCACGGCCTGCGCCAGGAGGTCGCCGCTCTCCGCGCCGAGACCCGCGACGCGCTCCGCCACCTCGCCGTCGTCCGGTACGACGCCTTCGGCGACATGGGCGGCCACCTGTCCTGGTCTGTGGCGATCCTCGACGACGGTGGCAACGGCGTGGTCCTCACCTCGATCCACGGCCGCAGCGAGGCCCGCACCTACGCCAAGAGCATCGCCGGCTGGAGCTGCGAGCAGCAGCTCTCGCCGGAGGAGGACGAGGCGATCGACCACGCCCGTCCCTGA
- a CDS encoding Crp/Fnr family transcriptional regulator, whose protein sequence is MAESFFDTFTPQEVARISAAGTGVKVPEGWSPIWEGTTADKAYIILSGTVSVRRHGDEIAQLGPGDIVGEVAIVNHSLRTATIVALTPLELIHLSAQTVRELCGEIPAFEKAISSATDERLASDHTRAAD, encoded by the coding sequence ATGGCTGAATCGTTCTTCGACACGTTCACACCGCAGGAGGTCGCGCGCATCAGCGCCGCCGGCACGGGGGTGAAGGTGCCCGAGGGCTGGTCCCCCATCTGGGAGGGCACCACGGCGGACAAGGCCTACATCATCCTGTCCGGCACCGTCTCCGTACGCCGCCACGGCGACGAGATCGCCCAGCTCGGCCCCGGCGACATCGTCGGCGAGGTCGCGATCGTCAACCACTCGCTCCGCACGGCGACCATCGTCGCCCTCACCCCGCTCGAGCTGATCCACCTCAGCGCCCAGACGGTGCGCGAGCTGTGCGGCGAGATCCCGGCCTTCGAGAAGGCCATCAGCTCCGCCACCGACGAGCGGCTCGCGAGCGACCACACGCGCGCGGCCGACTGA
- a CDS encoding VOC family protein has product MPKIESYTQGTPSYVELMTPDQQAAKAFYGALFGWDVQDVPLDDQGNVYLAAEKDGDSVAGISGQMPELAGHPAFWGVYLTVDDVDATAAKVADAGGKVEAGPFDVMDLGRMASIQDPTGARVNLWQAGATIGTIRANEPGTPIWNELVSPDLETATKFYADVLGVEWQAQDMPGGSYTTLVSGGRPVGGAMLPPMEGIPPHWNVYFNVTSVDETVAQAESLGGQVVAPAFDVPGVGRMAVLSDPQGAMFNLMQNPSES; this is encoded by the coding sequence ATGCCGAAGATCGAGTCCTACACCCAGGGCACGCCCAGCTACGTCGAGCTGATGACCCCCGACCAGCAGGCCGCGAAGGCCTTCTACGGTGCGCTGTTCGGCTGGGACGTCCAGGACGTCCCGCTCGACGACCAGGGCAACGTCTACCTCGCGGCCGAGAAGGACGGCGACTCGGTCGCCGGCATCAGCGGCCAGATGCCCGAGCTCGCCGGGCACCCCGCCTTCTGGGGCGTCTACCTGACCGTCGACGACGTCGACGCCACCGCGGCCAAGGTCGCCGATGCGGGCGGCAAGGTCGAGGCCGGCCCCTTCGACGTGATGGACCTCGGCCGGATGGCCTCCATCCAGGATCCGACCGGTGCCCGGGTCAACCTCTGGCAGGCCGGCGCCACCATCGGGACGATCCGCGCCAACGAGCCCGGCACCCCCATCTGGAACGAGCTGGTGTCCCCCGACCTCGAGACCGCCACGAAGTTCTACGCCGACGTGCTCGGCGTCGAGTGGCAGGCCCAGGACATGCCCGGTGGCTCCTACACGACCCTGGTCTCCGGTGGCCGTCCGGTGGGTGGCGCGATGCTGCCGCCGATGGAGGGGATCCCCCCGCACTGGAACGTCTACTTCAACGTCACCAGCGTCGACGAGACGGTCGCCCAGGCCGAGTCGCTCGGCGGCCAGGTCGTCGCCCCCGCGTTCGACGTGCCGGGCGTGGGCCGCATGGCCGTGCTGTCCGACCCGCAGGGGGCGATGTTCAACCTGATGCAGAACCCGTCCGAGTCCTGA
- a CDS encoding prephenate dehydratase: protein MTAEQTRRIAYQGEPGANSHIVCKEHYPAMEALACASFEDVFAAVESGEADLAMIPIDNSIAGRVADIHHFLPDSGLHIVAEHFLRIRFSLMAVPGTSLEEIKTVHSHVHALGQCRKIIREHGLRPIISGDTAGAAREVAEAGDRTQAAISPPLAAEIYGLEVLADDVEDEDHNTTRFVVLSREYVEARPGNGPVVTSFIFNVRNLPAALYKALGGFATNGVNMTKLESYMVGGHFTATQFLAEVDGHPEDVGVRNALEELAFFTTDVKILGVYPADDFRA, encoded by the coding sequence GTGACCGCTGAGCAGACCCGCCGGATCGCCTACCAGGGCGAGCCCGGCGCCAACTCCCACATCGTGTGCAAGGAGCACTACCCCGCGATGGAGGCGCTCGCGTGCGCGTCGTTCGAGGACGTGTTCGCCGCGGTGGAGTCGGGTGAGGCGGACCTGGCGATGATCCCGATCGACAACTCGATCGCGGGCCGGGTGGCCGACATCCACCACTTCCTCCCGGACTCCGGGCTGCACATCGTCGCCGAGCACTTCCTGCGGATCCGGTTCAGCCTGATGGCCGTGCCGGGGACCTCGCTGGAGGAGATCAAGACCGTGCACAGCCACGTGCACGCGCTCGGGCAGTGCCGCAAGATCATCCGCGAGCACGGCCTGCGCCCGATCATCTCGGGCGACACCGCGGGCGCCGCCCGCGAGGTGGCCGAGGCCGGGGACCGCACGCAGGCGGCCATCTCGCCGCCGCTGGCCGCGGAGATCTACGGGCTGGAGGTGCTGGCCGACGACGTCGAGGACGAGGACCACAACACCACGCGCTTCGTGGTGCTCTCCCGGGAGTACGTCGAGGCGCGACCCGGCAACGGGCCGGTCGTCACGAGCTTCATCTTCAACGTGCGCAACCTGCCGGCCGCGCTCTACAAGGCGCTCGGCGGCTTCGCGACCAACGGCGTGAACATGACCAAGCTGGAGAGCTACATGGTCGGCGGGCACTTCACCGCGACGCAGTTCCTCGCCGAGGTCGACGGGCACCCCGAGGACGTCGGGGTGAGGAACGCGCTCGAGGAGCTGGCGTTCTTCACCACCGACGTGAAGATCCTCGGGGTCTACCCCGCGGACGACTTCCGGGCCTGA
- the larB gene encoding nickel pincer cofactor biosynthesis protein LarB produces the protein MDQDDPRTADLGFARVDVDRAARTGDPEVVYGAGKTPDQVVAILSALHEKHPERAVLATRLSDESLDVVRRALPDATIDLVARAVTLGPLPEPRGTVAVVAAGTSDAPVAAEAALTIRVHGAGVDRIDDVGVAGLHRLLAVRDRLATADCLVVVAGMEGALPSVVGGLTGVPLVAVPTSVGYGASFGGIAALLGMLNSCAPGVTVVNIDNGYGAGVFAARVARRAEVRP, from the coding sequence GTGGACCAGGACGACCCCCGTACCGCCGATCTCGGCTTCGCCCGCGTCGACGTCGACCGGGCCGCCCGCACGGGCGACCCCGAGGTCGTCTACGGCGCCGGCAAGACCCCCGACCAGGTCGTGGCGATCCTGTCGGCCCTCCACGAGAAGCACCCCGAGCGTGCCGTCCTCGCGACCCGGCTGTCCGACGAGTCCCTCGACGTCGTACGCCGCGCGCTCCCCGACGCGACGATCGACCTCGTGGCGCGCGCGGTCACCCTCGGCCCGCTCCCCGAGCCGCGCGGCACGGTCGCGGTCGTCGCCGCCGGCACCAGCGACGCCCCGGTCGCGGCCGAGGCCGCACTGACCATCCGCGTGCACGGCGCCGGCGTCGACCGCATCGACGACGTCGGTGTGGCCGGCCTGCACCGGCTGCTCGCCGTCCGGGACCGGCTCGCGACGGCCGACTGCCTCGTCGTCGTGGCCGGCATGGAGGGCGCCCTGCCCTCGGTGGTCGGCGGCCTGACCGGCGTCCCGCTCGTCGCGGTGCCGACCTCGGTCGGCTACGGCGCCTCCTTCGGCGGCATCGCCGCCCTGCTGGGGATGCTCAACTCGTGCGCGCCCGGGGTGACGGTCGTGAACATCGACAACGGCTACGGCGCCGGCGTCTTCGCCGCCCGCGTGGCCCGGCGTGCCGAGGTCCGCCCGTGA
- the larC gene encoding nickel pincer cofactor biosynthesis protein LarC has product MTIWIDASSGASGDMLLGALLGAGVPLEVLQGAVDAIAPEPVALSVEQVTRNGFAATRCHVEIADSVHHRSWRDIRDLLAAAPLDEAVRDLATRTFERLAVAEGAVHGSDPLDVHFHEVGALDAIADVVGVCAGFVHLGSRQARPPVQARPASVVVSPVAVGSGTVRGAHGSMPVPPPAVAELLRGVPSYAGPPGAPAMELCTPTGAALLTTLATGWGPQPPMTTEAIGIGAGGRDPEGHANVLRLLVGRGFETLAGARSSTTDLPPLLIESNIDDLDPRVWPAVIAALLEAGASDAWLTPILMKKGRPAHTLSVLVAAAKAAEVRAAIFRNTSTIGLREQPLGKHALDREMVAVEVDGQRIAVKLARLGDEVVNAQPEYDDVARVAAALGRPVVDVLADAAAAARPFTKQGH; this is encoded by the coding sequence GTGACGATCTGGATCGACGCCTCGTCGGGCGCGAGCGGCGACATGCTCCTCGGCGCGCTCCTGGGCGCCGGGGTGCCGCTGGAGGTGCTGCAGGGCGCGGTCGACGCGATCGCCCCGGAGCCGGTGGCGCTGTCGGTCGAACAGGTGACCCGCAACGGCTTCGCCGCGACCCGCTGCCACGTCGAGATCGCCGACTCGGTCCACCACCGCTCGTGGCGCGACATCCGCGACCTGCTCGCCGCCGCTCCCCTCGACGAGGCCGTCCGCGACCTCGCCACCCGGACCTTCGAGCGGCTGGCGGTCGCCGAGGGCGCCGTCCACGGCTCCGACCCGCTCGACGTGCACTTCCACGAGGTGGGTGCGCTCGACGCGATCGCCGACGTGGTCGGGGTGTGCGCGGGCTTCGTCCACCTCGGGTCTCGGCAGGCTCGACCACCGGTTCAGGCTCGACCAGCGAGCGTGGTCGTCAGCCCCGTCGCGGTCGGGTCGGGCACGGTCCGCGGCGCCCACGGCTCGATGCCGGTCCCCCCGCCGGCGGTCGCCGAGCTGCTGCGCGGCGTGCCGTCGTACGCCGGACCGCCCGGTGCCCCGGCCATGGAGCTGTGCACGCCCACCGGCGCCGCGCTGCTCACCACGCTCGCGACCGGATGGGGTCCGCAGCCGCCGATGACGACCGAGGCCATCGGCATCGGTGCCGGCGGCCGGGACCCCGAGGGGCACGCCAACGTGCTGCGGTTGCTCGTCGGTCGGGGTTTCGAGACGCTCGCTGGCGCTCGCTCCTCAACCACCGACCTGCCGCCGCTGCTCATCGAGTCCAACATCGACGACCTCGACCCGCGGGTCTGGCCGGCGGTGATCGCGGCCCTCCTCGAGGCCGGTGCGTCCGACGCCTGGCTCACCCCGATCCTGATGAAGAAGGGCCGCCCGGCCCACACCCTCAGCGTCCTCGTCGCCGCCGCGAAGGCCGCCGAGGTCCGCGCCGCGATCTTCCGCAACACCTCGACCATCGGCCTGCGCGAGCAGCCGCTCGGCAAGCACGCCCTCGACCGCGAGATGGTCGCGGTCGAGGTCGACGGCCAGCGGATCGCCGTCAAGCTGGCCCGCCTCGGGGACGAGGTCGTCAACGCCCAGCCGGAGTACGACGACGTGGCCCGCGTGGCCGCCGCCCTCGGCCGCCCGGTCGTGGACGTGCTCGCCGACGCGGCCGCCGCCGCCCGCCCCTTCACCAAGCAAGGACACTGA
- a CDS encoding arginine deiminase, with product MSHPTHGADSEVGRLRTVMLHRPGPELKRLTPRNNDKLLFDGIPWVARAQEEHDAFAEALRARDVEVLYLTDLLTETLASEVARNHAITTALAGLHLGDTMRTYLAHALRDASPEELTGYLTAGIRNDEVRGGFGLVTSLFASDDFLIDPLPNLLFTRDSSVWVQDRVAITSLAMPARTRETQLTELIYTEHPRFQGTRKIHGWHHEHVEGGDVLLLAPGVIAVGVGERTTPAGVERFARQVFHAGLAHTVLAVPIAQERATMHLDTVATMVDVDKIVMYPNVADSLMAHAVTMTSDHEDEGRLELRVAEAEPFLVAAAKAMQIDTLHQIDTGLDPVTAEREQWDDGNNTLALAPRVAVAYERNDETNARLEEAGIEVVRIAGSELGSGRGGPRCMSCPISREPLPAG from the coding sequence ATGAGTCACCCCACGCACGGCGCCGACAGCGAGGTCGGGCGCCTCCGGACCGTCATGCTCCACCGCCCCGGCCCGGAGCTGAAGCGCCTGACGCCCCGCAACAACGACAAGCTGCTGTTCGACGGCATCCCGTGGGTCGCGCGCGCCCAGGAGGAGCACGACGCCTTCGCCGAGGCGCTCCGGGCCCGCGACGTCGAGGTGCTGTACCTGACCGACCTGCTCACCGAGACCCTGGCGAGCGAGGTGGCGCGCAACCACGCAATCACGACCGCCCTGGCCGGCCTGCACCTCGGCGACACGATGCGCACCTACCTCGCGCACGCCCTGCGCGACGCCTCGCCCGAGGAGCTCACCGGCTACCTCACCGCCGGCATCCGCAACGACGAGGTCCGCGGCGGCTTCGGCCTGGTCACCTCGCTGTTCGCCAGCGACGACTTCCTCATCGATCCGCTGCCCAACCTGCTCTTCACCCGCGACTCCAGCGTCTGGGTCCAGGACCGGGTCGCGATCACGTCGCTGGCCATGCCCGCACGGACCCGCGAGACCCAGCTGACCGAGCTCATCTACACCGAGCACCCCCGCTTCCAGGGCACCCGCAAGATCCACGGCTGGCACCACGAGCACGTCGAGGGCGGCGACGTGCTCCTGCTCGCCCCGGGCGTGATCGCCGTCGGCGTCGGGGAGCGTACGACGCCCGCCGGCGTCGAGCGCTTCGCCCGCCAGGTCTTCCACGCCGGCCTGGCCCACACCGTGCTCGCCGTGCCGATCGCGCAGGAGCGCGCGACGATGCACCTCGACACCGTCGCCACCATGGTCGACGTCGACAAGATCGTGATGTACCCCAACGTCGCCGACTCGCTGATGGCGCACGCCGTGACGATGACCAGCGACCACGAGGACGAGGGCCGGCTGGAGCTGCGCGTCGCCGAGGCCGAGCCGTTCCTGGTCGCGGCCGCCAAGGCGATGCAGATCGACACCCTCCACCAGATCGACACCGGTCTGGACCCCGTCACCGCCGAGCGCGAGCAGTGGGACGACGGCAACAACACCCTGGCGCTGGCGCCGCGGGTGGCCGTGGCCTACGAGCGCAACGACGAGACGAACGCCCGCCTGGAGGAGGCCGGGATCGAGGTCGTGCGGATCGCCGGCTCCGAGCTGGGCTCGGGCCGCGGCGGCCCGCGTTGCATGAGCTGCCCGATCTCGCGCGAGCCGCTGCCCGCCGGGTGA